Proteins from a genomic interval of Channa argus isolate prfri chromosome 11, Channa argus male v1.0, whole genome shotgun sequence:
- the rtkna gene encoding rhotekin isoform X4 translates to MRDGACKLLAACSQKDQALEAAKNLQTCSTRIMAYMSELQRMKEAQVMQKVTRRSSDAGPMDDRLPCKGKVAISDLRIPLMWKDTEYFKNKGELHRCAVFCLLQLGGEIFDTEMVIVDRTLTDICFDNTIVFSEASPGFELRVELYSCCSEDDYSAGSTPRKLASKLSSSLGRSAGKKLRAAMEPGPCSPVSNGGASPLLLPIPSVPGPKYHLLAHTTLSLSHIQDNFRTHDLTISGNEECSYWLPLYGSMCCRLAAQPHCMTQQMMSGCLKVKQCGGDPQSWTKVYAVLKGTSLFCYHRQEDVEANAEPAFTIAINKETRIRASEKDPHSKVQNICISNHYGGEEVTHTLTTDSREDTHRWMEAFWQHFYDMSQWKQCCDDLMKIELPSPRKSAPATPKQGSLYHEMAPLATPSCEGLLLQDNAVSAEIRALLSSYYNDSY, encoded by the exons ATGCGTGATGGAGCCTGCAAACTGCTGGCTGCTTGCTCCCAAAAAGACCAGGCGCTGGAGGCAGCAAAGAACCTGCAGACCTGCAGCACTCGCATCATGGCCTACATGTCAGAGCTACAGAGGATGAAAGAAGCTCAAGTTATGCAGAAAGTCACACGGAGGTCGTCGGATGCAGGGCCAATGGATGACAGGCTCCCATGCAAAGGAAAAGTGGCAATCTCAG ATCTTCGTATCCCTCTCATGTGGAAAGACACAGAGTACTTTAAGAACAAAGGAG AGCTTCATCGATGTGCAGTGTTCTGCCTGTTGCAGCTAGGGGGAGAGATCTTTGACACAGAGATGGTTATAGTGGATCGGACACTCACTGATATTTGTTTTGACAACACCATCGTATT TAGTGAAGCCAGCCCAGGTTTTGAACTCCGTGTTGAACTGTACAGTTGCTGCTCGGAGGATGACTACTCAGCGGGGAGCACACCAAGAAAACTAGCCAGTAAACTGAGCTCCTCCTTGGGCCGATCAGCTGGAAAGAAGCTTCGGGCAGCCATGGAGCCTGGACCATGTAGTCCCGTCAGCAATGGAGGGGCATCTCCTCTGCTGTTGCCCATTCCCTCTGTACC AGGCCCCAAGTACCACCTCTTAGCTCATACCACCCTGTCATTGTCACACATCCAGGACAACTTTCGCACACATGACCTCACCATCTCAGGCAACG aAGAGTGTTCTTACTGGCTGCCACTCTATGGCAGTATGTGTTGCCGCCTCGCAGCTCAGCCTCACTGTATGACCCAACAGATGATGAGCGGATGCTTGAAAGTTAAG CAGTGTGGAGGTGACCCTCAGAGTTGGACAAAAGTGTATGCAGTTCTGAAAGGAACAAGCCTTTTTTGCTACCATCGGCAAGAAGATGTGGAGGCTAATGCTGAACCAGCTTTCACCATTGCCATCAACAAG GAGACCAGAATACGTGCGTCAGAGAAAGACCCTCACAGTAAAGTTCAGAATATCTGTATCAGTAACCATTACGGAGGTGAGGAGGTTACACACACTCTGACCACAGACAGTCGTGAGGACACACACCGGTGGATGGAAGCCTTTTGGCAACATTTCTATGACATGA GCCAGTGGAAGCAGTGCTGTGATGACTTAATGAAAATTGAGCTGCCATCGCCAAGGAAATCGGCTCCTGCCACACCAAAACAGGGCTCTCTATACCACGAAATGG